Proteins from a genomic interval of Providencia stuartii:
- a CDS encoding condensation domain-containing protein — MERKLNKLQVAYVLGRQNYLPLGGVAMHDFREYRGDVDLDVFKNCLREVVEKHNALRIVIDHKKFSQKESTDLDLNLKIIDYQNDIKTETLSKIEQLREQVSHYKHESNKSPWGVWFIQLNKKLDVDYHTVILFSFDGLILDGYSISSIINEILILYRKNKTGIESVPPQVSSNLLDCDNLFKVKDIDKAYWLKKLEGISKISFPWKTNLEEIPSSRYKRSNIVIKKNRWDELSGYAKKNAIFPNSLINTIILKSLCTLSEREDIYVGLPISFSIYNKELSNLSTIIPLYYRTNDDSLVNNVKNIQSDTMNGLNHISYSGIEIARELCSKFKNSIPFPIVITNALSWKVEPYDSNFYYHSGLTQTPQVALDIRIQLTNTRNLSIDFDFAVSAISESLINDLMLLINKEIKLITS; from the coding sequence ATGGAAAGAAAATTAAATAAATTGCAAGTTGCATATGTATTGGGAAGGCAAAATTATTTGCCATTAGGCGGCGTTGCTATGCACGATTTTAGAGAATATCGAGGAGATGTGGATCTTGATGTTTTTAAAAATTGCTTAAGAGAGGTAGTAGAAAAGCATAATGCATTGAGAATCGTTATTGACCATAAAAAATTTTCACAGAAGGAAAGTACAGATTTAGATCTAAACTTAAAAATAATAGATTATCAAAATGATATAAAGACAGAGACATTATCAAAGATAGAACAACTTAGAGAGCAGGTTTCTCATTATAAACATGAATCGAATAAATCACCTTGGGGGGTGTGGTTTATTCAATTAAATAAAAAGTTAGATGTTGATTATCATACTGTTATTTTATTTAGTTTCGATGGGTTAATTTTAGATGGTTATTCTATATCTTCAATTATAAATGAAATTCTAATTTTATATAGAAAAAATAAAACCGGTATAGAGTCAGTTCCCCCTCAAGTTAGCAGTAATTTATTAGATTGTGATAACCTTTTTAAAGTTAAAGATATCGATAAAGCATATTGGCTAAAAAAGTTAGAAGGAATAAGTAAAATTAGCTTTCCATGGAAGACCAATTTAGAAGAAATTCCTAGTTCAAGATATAAAAGATCTAATATTGTAATTAAAAAAAATAGATGGGATGAGTTATCTGGCTACGCGAAAAAAAATGCTATTTTTCCTAACTCCTTAATAAACACTATAATTTTGAAATCATTATGCACATTAAGTGAACGTGAAGATATTTATGTGGGTTTACCTATCTCCTTTTCTATTTACAATAAGGAGTTATCAAATTTATCAACAATCATTCCGCTATATTACAGAACTAATGATGATTCATTAGTCAATAATGTTAAAAATATACAATCTGACACCATGAATGGATTAAATCATATCTCATATTCAGGGATAGAGATTGCTAGAGAGTTATGCAGTAAATTTAAAAATAGCATACCATTTCCTATCGTTATTACTAATGCCCTTTCTTGGAAAGTCGAACCATATGACTCAAATTTTTATTACCATTCTGGATTAACGCAAACACCTCAAGTGGCATTAGATATAAGAATACAGCTCACTAATACGCGTAATTTATCGATAGATTTTGATTTTGCAGTTTCCGCTATATCAGAAAGTTTAATTAATGATTTAATGTTGTTAATAAATAAAGAAATAAAACTAATAACTAGTTAA
- a CDS encoding (2,3-dihydroxybenzoyl)adenylate synthase → MNTIIDDLPFVSYSQSRIERYRKKGYWLGETLIDFLKNCTRKYANNIALVDNDRELTYAELFKYSSIFGSYLIRKGIRKDDFILVQSPNVLEYFIIVFGIFYAGARPIFCLNGYGEYEVENIINTSNAIGYIKYSNGKSNECSHIHFMNKCNSLKYAEVIDSSLISKLMREKNNGILDYNDVSPESVAFLLLSGGTTDIPKLIPRTHDDYLYSVRESAKICGLNEKTKILLVLPVSHNFPMSSPGFLGVFYAGATVYLSESSAPEICFPLIEKHKINQVSLVPSLVILWLNSSCYDQFDLSSLNIVQVGGAKFLPEIARDFINKFNVTLQQVYGMAEGLVNYTRLDDDLETILYTQGKKISQDDKILIVNENGEELKLGEIGQIITQGPYTINSYYNLPSVNKIAFTDDGYYKTGDIGYLDSNLNIVVTGRLKEIINKGGEKISPSEIESLLIDHPSIKDVSVVGIPDYLLGEKIKAYIITFSEEILTLQQIRKYLLDKSVVWHKLPDQIEVVSSFEYTLVGKINKKAIR, encoded by the coding sequence ATGAATACTATAATAGATGACCTACCATTTGTTTCGTATAGCCAATCAAGGATAGAAAGGTATAGGAAAAAAGGATATTGGTTAGGTGAAACGTTAATCGACTTTTTAAAAAATTGTACTCGGAAATATGCAAATAATATTGCACTTGTTGACAATGATAGAGAGTTAACATATGCGGAGCTATTTAAATACTCATCTATATTTGGTAGCTATTTAATAAGGAAAGGGATACGTAAAGATGATTTTATTTTAGTACAATCACCTAATGTATTAGAGTACTTTATTATTGTTTTTGGCATTTTTTATGCAGGAGCCAGACCAATTTTTTGTCTGAATGGGTATGGAGAATACGAAGTTGAAAATATAATTAATACGAGTAATGCTATAGGATATATTAAATATTCAAATGGAAAGTCAAATGAATGCTCCCATATTCATTTCATGAATAAATGTAATAGCCTAAAATATGCAGAAGTCATTGACTCATCTTTAATTTCAAAATTAATGAGAGAAAAAAACAATGGTATATTAGATTATAACGACGTTAGTCCTGAATCAGTAGCATTTCTATTATTATCTGGAGGAACAACCGATATTCCCAAACTTATCCCACGTACACATGATGATTATTTATATTCAGTAAGAGAAAGCGCTAAAATATGTGGGTTAAATGAAAAAACAAAAATATTATTGGTGTTACCTGTTTCTCATAATTTTCCAATGAGTTCACCAGGTTTTCTTGGTGTTTTTTATGCAGGTGCAACGGTTTATTTAAGTGAGTCTTCTGCTCCTGAGATTTGTTTTCCTTTAATAGAAAAACATAAAATAAACCAAGTATCATTAGTGCCATCATTGGTTATTCTTTGGCTTAATTCAAGTTGTTATGATCAGTTTGATTTATCTAGCCTTAATATAGTACAAGTAGGAGGTGCGAAATTTTTACCAGAAATTGCTAGAGATTTTATCAATAAATTTAATGTAACATTACAACAAGTGTATGGAATGGCGGAAGGATTAGTTAACTATACACGATTAGATGATGACCTAGAAACAATACTATACACTCAAGGTAAAAAAATATCACAAGATGATAAAATATTAATTGTTAATGAGAATGGTGAAGAATTAAAATTAGGAGAAATAGGACAAATTATTACTCAAGGACCTTATACAATAAATAGTTATTATAATTTACCTAGCGTTAATAAGATTGCTTTTACAGATGATGGTTACTATAAAACTGGGGATATAGGATATCTCGATAGTAACTTAAATATTGTCGTCACGGGAAGATTAAAAGAAATCATTAATAAGGGGGGGGAGAAAATCTCACCAAGTGAAATTGAGTCATTACTTATAGACCATCCATCGATTAAAGATGTTTCTGTTGTTGGTATTCCAGATTATTTGCTGGGTGAAAAAATAAAAGCGTATATAATTACTTTTAGCGAAGAGATATTAACACTTCAGCAAATTAGAAAATATTTATTAGATAAAAGTGTTGTATGGCATAAGCTCCCAGATCAAATTGAAGTCGTTTCCTCATTTGAATATACCTTAGTTGGAAAGATAAATAAAAAAGCTATTCGTTAA